The genomic window ATTGGTGATAGCtaaaactcaaaatatttatttttccttcttgtgttcaaacaggagagacagaagaggaagcagaacagaaaaggatcagaaagaaaagggaaaacaagaaGAGAGATGAGGGGACTTCAGTGGTCTTGGCAGCAGAGCCAGCTCCCCAACTCAGTTCTCTTGTAAGAGGCCAGAGGAAGAGTGCTTCCAGCTTCTTCAAGGAACTCAGAGAAGAGCTGCAATGTGCTCCTGCTGTGACCTCCACCGGTTCCCCTTTAGGACCAGAAGTTCCTAGCGCTTCAGTGTCTCCTCCCCTGAAGAAGAACAGAGAGCGAGTACAAGTGGTAGAatttcacagcagaaataaaaaaagaaaacagaagccagATCAAGACGAGAACAGAAAGGTAACGAGCTGGTTAGTTTATGTTTATGGTGAAAACCTGGATATTGTAATGTTAGGTGAATATCTTTATGGATTGTCAGGAGTCCCCAAATCCTTAGGCTCAAGGATTTGCTAAAAGCATTCACAGGATTTGGAACTCAGCGTGTAAGTAATCTTTATCACAGTTACGATTTATTACAGCAAAGGGATACACAGTAAAATTGGCAAAGGGAAAAGGTGTGTGGGGCGAAGCCTGGAGGAAGCCAAGTGTAGGCATCCACCTGTCCCCTCCCAGTGGAGTTGCATGGGATGTGCTTAATTTCCCCAGCCATGATGTGTGACAGCATGTGCGAAGTGTTGCCACCCAGCAAAGCCTGCCCCAGCCTGGATGTCCCTGGTTTTTACTGGGGGGTCAGTCACATAGGCATACACACTGACCTTAGCTATTCAAGCTCTAGACCCCTGGAGAAAAAGCAGGTTTTCACCATAAATCACATAATTAGTATAAACTATCAGGGCATACTTGATACAGTGTAGCTCAAGGCCTCAGGTATTCAAAACATTCTTAGCAAACAGCATATTCTAATTAGTGTTTGCAGGAGCCAGCCAAGGGCCAATCCTGAAAACAGGATGTTCTTAGCAATGTGCCGGGTTTGATAAACCCAAGCCTGCTGAGTTAACCCTTTCTGTTTGTAAGCCTTCTGCTTGTTGGTGCTCAGAGAAAGAACCCAATCATTCAACACTTATTTCTGGCCACCGTTCTAGGCACGGGACATGGCATTGAACAAAATCCACAAAATCCTTGCTCTCAAGGAACTTTCCTTCTGATAGAAAAGCAGTTTGATTTTAGGGAGCAGCAGTCCCTTTCAGACTGAATTTGTGAATCTCACTGAAAATTCAGTTCGTGGGAGCGGTGTGGTTGCTCATCCAAACTTTTTTCACAAGGATATCATAATGGTTTTGTCAGATTCGTTGCTAAAaatcagattttccatttctatagcGTTCTCTATGTCTTATAAACTTTTGTGTATCATAAAAGGAAAGGAggattgtattagtttcctagggctgctgtacaAAAATTTATCCTcccgcagttctggaggccagaagtccagaaTTAAGGACTCTCCACAAAACAGGAGAATCCTTCCttatttcttccagcttctggtggctccaggcttTCCTTGGCTTGGGGCTGCATAATTCTAaactctgcctccgtcttcacacaGCCTTCATCCCTGTGTGTCTGAgtctcccatctccctctccctttctcttagAAGGACACCTGTCACTgcgtttagggcccaccctaaatctaGAATGGATTTCATtgtgagatccttaacttaattacattgcaaagaccctttttccaaagaaAGCCACATTTAAAGATTTCAGGGGTTAGAACATGGACATAGCTTTTTGGAACCCACAATTCAACCTACGACAAAGCTAGTTAGGCTTGCATTGCTCATTGTGAATGTGCGAACACCTGTTGGTGCCCAGTGTTTGCAtcttttttatggtttaaaaAGCTATCTGTGTGATCTTTTCCAGAATTCAAGTAGCACTTCGTGTCAAGCTTACCAGCACCCCTTCCTCAAAGATTATTAGTGCATTCTGTAATCATATCTACCTTTATTTTAGGATTCTAAGTCAGCTTTCCAACTCTTATAGTCTAAATACGAGGGTGCTGGGAACTGTTACAGGCAGGCTAAGAAACGGATTCCCTCACCCCTCGAGGTAGCCAGAGCCCCCAACTGGCCAGCCGGGGAAGCTTACAATTAATGAAATTACCACAGTGCACCCCAGTGTACCATACAAATATTAGTATTTTCTGTGTGTGCCATGATATGAAAAAGATTGGAAAGCACTGCTTTGTAATATAATTCTGCATTTGGAGAGTTTAACTAACATAAAGCATCGAGGCACTCTCCCTTCAGTTTCCACTTACACTCGCTCAtgttcctcttcctggaatggaAGGTTTTCTCTGTGATAGAAAGAACAAAAACGTGGCATTGAATGGCCCTGCATTTCCCTGTCCCTCAGTAACAGCACATCTGTAGCAGCTGTTGAATTgtcctttcttcctgctcctaATGAGCCCTTTTTCATTGTAGTTGGCTTTTCTCAGGAACCTCAGCTCACTCTACATTTTGGACTTCCTGACCTAAATGAAATGCTTCTGTTGTCCTTGGTGCTCTGCCCTTTCATCCTTTTCAAAGTTTATCCTTTGAAAATGTGAATGCGTCAGGCTAAGGACACACTAAAAACACATACACCCATAAAAAGACTTTAGCGTGTTGACCTTGCAACATGTACATAAATACAAATGAATATAACGCCAGTTATTATGGCCTATCCTGGGCAGAGGGAATGGAGGTAAAAAATAGTCAGTTGGGGCTAATTAGGATATGTAATGCTATGCTAAGGGTTTGTGTAACGTGCTAAAGTATAGTTGTGGCCCCTGCTTTCTAAGAGCTTATAAGTTGTTGTAGGACAGTTCAAACAGACATGGAGTCAgcaaaaatatatactaaaataatGATAGCCTCCATTGATCGGTCATGGAATCAGCTGATCATCTCTGAAGAACACTTGAGAACGAAAGAAGTCCTAGTGAGTTGGACAGCAATCCGGCTGGGCCGGCCTGAACCCAGGAAATCACCTTCTTTTCCCAGAACTCAGGCTTGTTCTATAAGTACTGacaacctacaaaaacagaaaccagtttaagaggcataGTAAGTGTTTATTTGGAATCAaaaaattgcaattcagggagcacagattcaggtagaaacccaagtAATGTCCCAATTACCGGAGAGGAGCTCAGGGTTTCTATGGGAAAAGGGGAGTATGAGGTGAGTTGTATTAAGGAAGAGTTAGTTCATCGGTGCTGCATAAGGTGAGGCCAGGTTCACAGAATGGCTTAAGATTTAGTCATCAGGCAACGggctagacttgtacttcattgattggcTAGTGATTGGATATCAGCAAAGTCCAGTTGCATCGGTTCTTAcagacaggatattcttgtccttactgacttcttggaatgttgtcTATTTGGtctagtttggaagataaagaaaacaagacctgCAAAGcagttcctctgaaatggctgctccggCTCTGTTTTCGTAGGGCTCCACTCAAGTCGTCTTTCAGAATACTGTGATTAAACTGCATTGTGTATTGAAACAGAtttgtaataagaaatatgtGTTTGGTCTTTGTCTccgtttctggcacagagctcctaaaacctttggaatttcctaagagACGAGAGCTATAAAGGTGTCCTTTGTTATATGAAGGAAGTGACTTTTGGAGAGCACCCAAAGATGGGGACTGGTTGCCAGGAGGATCAACTCTGTGATTAgggagttggaactttcagtctgaCCTCTAGGAGAGAGGTGAGGGGCCGGAGGTTGAATCAgtcgccaatggccaatgatttaatcactcGTACCTGCATAATGAACCCTCCATAAAAAGCCACAAGGACAGGCTTCAAGGTTCAGAGAgcaggttggtgaacatgtggaggtgctgggagagggcatggaagctccacgccCTTTCTTCatgccttgccctgtgcatctcttccatccagCTGTTCCTAAGTTATatcctttttataataaactgatgatctagtaagtaaagGGGTTTccagagttctgtgagccactttaGCAAagtaattgaacccaaggaggggtcatgggaacctctgatttgtagccagtGGGTCAGAAGTACGGGTAACAACTTGGGCTTTCAAATGGCATCTAACGTAGAGGGCAGTGTTGTAGGACAGAGCCCttgacctgtgggatctgacgctatctccaggtagatagtgtcagaattgagttgaattgtaggacacccaactGGTATCAGAGCATTGCTTGTTAGATATGTGGGGAaaccctccaacacacacacaggtcaGAATTGGTGACCAGAGCTTCTTTTAATAGGCTTATCTGGGAATTTGTCCACTATTTGTGTAACATTTTACTCATTCCAAATGTCTAACCTACAAATGAACTTCTTGATAACATCCCATGTATAAGCAGACACTATAGAAGTAGTTTGACAGGAAACAGTAAGAtcacttactcattcattcatttattccacaaagaaTTGGGTGCCTACTATTTGCCAGACCCAGGTGATCCAGCAGTGCAGAAGATATAGTCTTTTGCCCTCATGGAGTGTACCATCTACTGGTGGAGTTAGAGAAACCATAGGTAAATGAGTAATATAATTAAAGAGTTATAAACGCTCTGAAGGAAAGAACTAGTGTCCTGAGCGTAACGGACAGAACCTCCTTTAGATAGAGTGGTCGGGCCGTGTCTGAGGAGGTGACGTCAGGCTAGTGCTCTGTGAGAGGGAGCTGTGCTACTGAAAGGAGCGGAGAAGAGTAACGGGGACGGAGAGAGAGCAGTGTTGCAAATGCTCTGTGGTATGAAAAGGCCTGACATGTTCCACCAGCTAGAAGACTAGTGGGAGTAGGACAGAGGGGACAATGGTCAGCAGAGGAAGAGCAGTGTCACAAATGGCTTGTGGTGTGTTGGTCAGAGGGGAGAATGGTGTGAGTCGTTGTGGGAGGGACAGCCTGAGGCCAGCCCTTAGCAGGTCTTGTAGACAATGGTGAGGCCTTGGGTTTTAGTTTAAAGTATGCGGGAATCCACAAGAATTTTTTAAGCAAGGACATGAGGTGGTCTGacttatattttccaaagatcaCCATGGCCCCTGAGTGGTAAAGAGATTATagataggggctggccttgtgattTGAGGAATGAGCTGGGGAATGTACTCTGTAATGAGTATTGCAAGACTGCCTGTGAGGAAAAAAATGCGTAGGCCCCTAACAAAGGGAAGTGTCATATGTAGCTTAAAATGATCCAAATACTATTTGGCCCCTAGGGATATGTCTCACCAATGCTATTTCTCCACCCTTAGCATTGGTCCGTCCTCCTATAGGTGAGTCACTGCCCCTATTTCAGGAACCTTAGCCTCTGTTGTGGCCTACATAGAGAAGGCGTAAGAAAGAcgtaatagaaataataaaactgtaCTGTAGGTAAGAAAGGACTCTTGGATCCTGTGGCCTGGACTGAGGTACACAAAGACTGCTTTTGAGCATGTAAAGAATTgctaataacagctaatatttccCAGATGCTTACTATGTACTAAACGTGATTATTTATATTCATTAACGAATTCATTATCTAACTGAATCCTCACAATGTGTGTGACCGGTCTTCATTTTACAGGGGAGATTGATACAAGACAGTTAAATTGTTTGCCTGCTTTTAAACAGTGACCCCAGTGTCCCCACATCTGCAATTCCAAAACTCCGACGCTTTGGAACTCACTAGTGAGCtcgtttgtttgttgtttttttttaaagtttggtgcaGATTTATTTGGCAGCAAAACCTGACCTGAACTGATGCAAGAATTACTTTTGTTCTATTTGGTATGAATATTCATAGATGTTGCTGTGGAAATATGAATATAGTTAATTATGAGTTGTTGTCTTAGACCCCACTGGAAGTGGTATGGAACACTCAGTATATTCACAGTATTacctttctaaaatgtaaaaactcCTGGATTTTCTCAAGATTCCAGATAAAGGATTGTGGGTGTGAAGTAAGTGCCAGAACTCAGGTTCAGAAGCCAGGCTCTCTGGCTTAAAAGCTGTGTACCCAACTACTATGTTAGAGGGAGAATATAGATTAGGTAAGGCCCTTTGCCCTTGGGTAACACGAGTATACTGACCCAGAACCTTCAGCAGGCATAACAACATTTTCCCAAGTGATTGCCAGGTTCTAACTGCCTTCATAGCCTCTGCATTATCTAGATCACTCCCCAGGACTCCACCCTGAAATCCTCTGCACTCCAGCAGCATCCTTCAACTTTGTACCACGCTCCCTGTTCTTTAGTAGATGCAGTGTCAGATAGGTGTCAGGAAGAAAGTAATCTAGTCGAAGTAATTTACACACAATAAGATATGAATTAATTTCTTAATATGCCTAGAACTGCCTGCATTTTGCAAAGAGAGTGTATATTTACCCAGCTGTTCTCTCATTGGACAAAAGTTGGCCAGTGTaactaatagaataaaaaatcTAATCACTGGAGGAGAAAATACTTTTGGTCGGCGAGGCAGCCGCTAGACAAGTTCATTGACCCTGGTGGGCTCCCTGCCTTCATCCCTCACCCCCAGACGTTTCTCCCAACTCCTCCTTCTTTTTAtagctttcttccttcttcattgTGTAACATACAAGTTCTCAAAATCTCCAGACATTTCTCTCTACTGTAGGCTTTGTTAGGATAGGTTAGGCAGTGGTTTGATTACAAATAGTCCTTACATCTCAATGGTTTAAAggcaaaagttaatttttttttcatgttacttGTCTATCAGGATCCTTCCCTAGAGACCCAGGATAATAGGGACTCCACCGTCTGGAAGGTTCTTAGTGGCTTTGGTGAAGAAGGGGAGTTGACGAATGCCTCTTCAAGGCTCCATGCGGAACGGGCATCCTTCCCCTCTGCTCACATTTCTTTGGCCAAAGAAAGTCATGTAGCCCTGCCTAACTTGAGGTGGACAGTGAAGCCCAGTTCTCCTGTGTGTCTAGAAGTGGAGGAGGACCCAACATTGCCTGTAGGTAGCAGTGCCTCCGACCACAGTGATGTGAGGGGCAGGAAACTAGAGGAAACCACTGATTGTTTCTCGATCAGGGAATGCATTACAAATAAAGGACTGAAGTGGTTTTAAAGCtatgaataaaaagttaaagttaGATGGTGGTGGGGTCGTGCTAATAGACTCAGCGTCATGAAATAATTAGCCAAGaacttttttccaaatgtttgcttttattataAATGGGAATCCAGAACTCGGACCCTTTCTCAGAAACAAATCAACAGCTATAAAGCTAAGACATTTCCGGTGAAATGTTAACAGAACACTTGGGAACACCAAGATCTCCGTCTCTAGCCAGACCTGCCACCCAGGTCTGCCCTTGGTGTACACAGCCCCTCAGCCCAGGTGTTCCCACAGTCAGGATGAACTGAGGCCTGCAGTGCAAGGACTGGGTGTTCTGTGGGGCTGGTGTTGGGGAGAGCAAGGACATCAGGACCCAGGGGTTTCAGCCTCAAGGTAACTATCACACAGTTGGCCAAGAGATTTATGATAGTGCCTAGGTCCTGTTTAGGGCCCATCGCTGCATTCTCCTGCTGATCTTCTAGGAACAGGTCAGCCGAGGGCGTCTGTGACTTCTCCAGTATTGCTAGGAATCTGGCGTTCCTGAAAGAAGTTTTCAACTGAAAAGAGTTTAGTCAGTCATTACTTATTGGATggatgggagagaggaagaactatttaaatatttagaaaaggaGGCAAAAGTTCTATGGGATTTTGGAGGTCTGTGAACGGTATACAATTTTTTTGgtatatataaaatttgtatttGAGGACTTAGATATGATCCTGAAATCATTatgattttttaatccatttgctTTTCAATAATACTATTACTGTTTATCATACGAAACTGATTAGATGTGCATGCCAGTGGAAAACATATCCTAAGTTCAAAGTAAAAGTGGAATTTTTTCCAGTCATGGAAGAGGAGATAAGACGTTCTGGGGTAGGTAAATGGAGGAGCCCCACACAGCATCCTCCATGCTGCCCTCATGCTCTTAAGTAAAGCATGTGATTCTGTGAAATATGTGATTGTCCGAGGAGAACCATAACCATAATAAAAGCCAGGAGACCCGATAAAGTAATGTGGAAGATGCATTTACTGTGACTAACAGCACATAGCAGGGCCACATGCCTAGAGCATGATAGTCACCCTCTACAGCACAGTCCTCTGTTACCACCAGCACCCAGGCCCATTCAGTGTCCAGTGTGACAGCAGATGAGCGGTGCTGTGGGGATTACTGGGAGGCTGTTGTTTCATAGTCAGTGGGTTAGTGAATATGAACGCGTTGGCCAAGTCTTCCTGTTTGCTGGACCTGGCTGCACACTTGCTGTTTACTTTATCCTATTTCAGCATCCTAACCCCCTGTGAAGTTAGTACAGGGGTCCTCATTGAAACAGAAGCCGTCATGTGGAAACACAGCCATCATCTATGGAAACGTTCAGTGACTGACCCACACACCCAAAGTACAGTGGTGGGGGAACAACCAGGATAAGCTGAAGCACAACTCCTGTTTGGAGAAGAAGAAACCAGGAGGCATGTGGACTGTCGTGTGGCAGCGCCTCTCAGTGGGGCATGGGGCGAAGTGCTATGCTCTCGTCCTGGCACAGACCCCACCCTGCTGGGCAGGCATGGCAGGACGTCCCACCCTGGCACACAGCCAGCTGGGGGCTCAGGGCCGACCATCTCCCTTCACCATTTTCTAGAAGCTGCATGCTTTTACAGCCAGCTTCCTGTCAGTCCACATTTTGGAGCTGGAGTTGAGTAGTGACTGCTGTTGTTGGCCAGATTTGACAGTGGTTCTCTTAAAATCTTAAGCTCTTGGTCGATTCTATGGGTTGGTAATGACAGCCAGGGGATATATTGATGTAAAGAGTGACCTATTTTGAAGGCATTTGCAGTATCATTATTTTCTATTGGGAATTGCAAACCCAATCTCCACCATTTCTAGGAATCTCGTGTTCCTGAAAGAAATCTTCAACTCAGGAGAGTTTTATTAGCCATTATTCTAAAGCCTggatgggaggaaaggaaagaaagaaaaaattatttaaatagaacATTTTTTTACCCTCTAAAATCCCTGCTCAAACAAAATTATCCTTTTCTAACCACCTCCCAACAAAATTTTCTACATATGGTGCATGAGATACAGATATTGGTCTCTCTCtgaccatcttttcttttttcttagtttctcaTCAATCCTTTCTCTTAAGCTTTGAggtcttaaaaattttttactcCATTTTTCTTATGCTAGCTGTTCATTTGGCTTTTGTGCAAGATGCTTGTATTATTGTTTGGTATTAGGCCTCTGGGCCAGTTTCATCGCTTTTAAAAACATGAGTTTGTTGGTGATGGAATAGTAACAGATGATCTtaataagagttttttttttccttttcagaccAAAACTAGTATCCTTGAGAAAGATGTGGATATACAAGAATTTAACTTAGAGAAGGTATGTGTTTTGCAATTGCTAATTTTTTCAGCTTtgtaataccaaaaaaaaaaagactatgttTGCATGCCCAGTGGTTGGGGAAATGGTTAAGCAAATCATGCTACGTTTACTTGATTGAATATTATACAACCATTGAGAACACGATGATTTTGTCACCACAATGCCAATGATACAGCggtaagaaagaaaagcagggatGTGTGTATTCTGTGATTGTAACtaggttttaaaaatgcagagaaaaaagacaggagGAAGTAATTCAGCTGAGAAGAGTGGGTATTGGTAACTTTTTCTCTTCTACAAAATCtctttaaagagaaacacagatGTGTTTGAAGATGCTGTGATGAAGCTGCTCtaagtgtgagtgagtgtgtttgGAGAGGTACCTTTGGGATGAAATTGCCGGTATGGATAGTAGCTTGTTTTAGAGAGCATCCGAGGGTCCCACCCAGCTCTGCCTTTGATCCTAGGTCTGCACTGATTTGTGCAGAGATAAACCTCTGCTTCAACTGTCCACATGCAGTGTGGGAGGATGGTGTTGCGAGATTAGGGTGGCATTTTAAGAGATCTGCACGGAGCTCCTTAAACCACGCCGTAAGGGAGTCCTCGCTAGTTGCCGTCACTGCAGGTCGTGAGAATACGTAAAAGCATTTGGTGGATGGCACGTCGCATCTGACGTCCAGCCCTCCCAGGGATGCATTTCTTCTGCGGAGTTTTTGAACACACCGTGGAGCTTTGGGATTCTGCTTTGTGTCTGCAGGCTCGTTTGGAAGTGCACCGGTTTGGGATCACGGGttatggaaaaggaaaggaaagagtccTGGAACAGGAACGCGCCATTATGCTGGGTGCCAAGGTGAGGGGTTCTTCTGCCTGCCATCACCAGACAGGGTACAGAAAAAGGGCGAGAGAGCCCAGGGCAAGTCAGGGCAAGGGACACGGGaaatttttgcaaaataaaaaatgataataggtatcctttttctttcatttcagcctccCAAAAATAGTTATGTGAATTACAAGGTTTTGCAGGagcaaatcaaagaaaaaaaggcagcaaaagaagaagaaaagagaagggtaGGTGTGATAGCCTTCTCTTTACTCTATTAAACTTCTAGAACAGAAACCTGGTTGTAATTTGCCACAGTGGAATGCTGTACTCCACTGCTTGGAAGGCAGTCTAGACAACACCCAGATCTGGAGTTAAATGAGCAACTTCTCTCCACTTCTTCAAGTCAGCTACATTTTGTAATACCAGGCATATTCACAGGAAAGGTTTGCTTTGAAATGCAAACTCCTGTTCAGATGGTGTGAGCTGCTTTGATCTTTGTCCTAGACTcagtcattcttttgcatttcacATTGTATAGAACACAAGGGCTTATGAAAAACTGCCAGAGGAATAGATATTCTACTCCCTGTCTTTCacctaaaatggaaaatttgacaTTTCTATTGTCAGTCTTCTCTGGAATGGCCTTTCACATTCCTGAAAGAGTTTTAGGATGGAATTTGAGTCTGTTATGTTTAATAAGCCTCCTCGAAAAcgtattaaaaatagtatttcagtGGCTTTGGGTCACAAACCTCTTGCCTTTTTTTGGATCTCCATTATCCATTACTGACATGTATGTTATCTTAAATTCTGAAATCAGGCCCAGGACAcagatattttcaagaaaaagaagaggaaagggcagGAAGACAGGTGAGTGATACCATTAGGTACCAGGGTGGAATGATCTGGATAAACGAACGTGTTGATTAGTTCTGAAATTAATACCCTGCATTCATGTGGTGGTTCTAGCCTGTTAGAGTGCCTCACTGCCTTCACTTATATTAATCGAGTCCTTTGAGGGGAAGACAGGATGTAGTAAATTGTCCAGGATCCAATAATACCTCAGAACTGAATTAGGAACCTTCTCCAGTCCCCCATTTTCAAAGACTGGACACCTCGAGTGACAGCCGGAAAGCTGAGGTTGACATTTCCAACAAAAGACTTCTGTTCCCTCCTGAGAGTGCCTGCTGACAtgacggcacagtctgggtctGTATCACCTGTTCTTTGACATTCCGCAGGAGGTAGAGTGCCATAATTTGAGTAATGGAACATGGATTTTGTTGCTTTATGCCTGTTTCTTAGCTTTGGTTCAagtgcctttttctctctccccaaattACTGTTTCAAAATTGACTCCTTTTGTCTCCACCTTTTTTTGGACTCCTGGTGAACTTGCATATGCTGTCAAGTGGTCATTTGTTTGGCCATGTATGTCTGTTGAGGGCCCCCCAGGTGCCAGGCACATAGATGTCTTAGGTGTTGGGGATACAGCCATGATCACACTGAGGGTgtccctgccctcgaggagctTACATCATAGTGAGGGAAGCACACCAAAACATACAAACAGATAAGTAAGGGGATGTCAGGTCCTGGCAAGTTCTGTGAAGAGGTTGAAATAAAGCATTGTGAAAGAAAATCACTGGGGTGGGCTGGGCTGTCATTctaaggaggtgacatctgagttgGGAACTGAATGGAGAAGAGGAGATGGCCTGGAAAGATCCGGTAGCAGAGCATTCCATGTAGAAGAaaccagtgcaaaggccctgaggcaggaatgcaGTTGGTGCGTTTCAGAGACCGCTGAAGGCCAGTGCTGCTGCCAGAGGGTGCGGGGCTGTGCATGAGAGGGAGCAGGAGTCTGCAGGAGTAGGCCACTGTCCCCTGGTTGGTGGTGCTGCAATCCTTCTTTACAAGCTTAACTGTAGTACCTTTCTCTCACTTTAAATGCAGGAAAtccaaaaggaagaaatcagCTCCCAGTATTTTGTCAAGTGGACGGACTGGACAgattggaaaattcaaaaatGGGACACTGATTCTGAGCCGAGttgatattaagaaaataaattcttcccGAGTGCCAAAATGAAGTACTttgtaaaagaaagagaggaacagGAGAGTGCCGTGATCCTGAAACTGGACCCCAATAAGACTTCCAGAttgttatttatttcatatttcacagacggctttttttattttagggaaaaa from Equus asinus isolate D_3611 breed Donkey chromosome 2, EquAss-T2T_v2, whole genome shotgun sequence includes these protein-coding regions:
- the FSAF1 gene encoding uncharacterized protein C1orf131 homolog, translating into MVLLLGAVLPRREARPRLRQWHPLRPLHRTPGAAILTRTEAARGPAARARSPSEPGSGGSTRLESRPPLGCTAAADPTMAQEQDLGSSAPACSQTLLDAVLQNLYDFGETEEEAEQKRIRKKRENKKRDEGTSVVLAAEPAPQLSSLVRGQRKSASSFFKELREELQCAPAVTSTGSPLGPEVPSASVSPPLKKNRERVQVVEFHSRNKKRKQKPDQDENRKTKTSILEKDVDIQEFNLEKARLEVHRFGITGYGKGKERVLEQERAIMLGAKPPKNSYVNYKVLQEQIKEKKAAKEEEKRRAQDTDIFKKKKRKGQEDRKSKRKKSAPSILSSGRTGQIGKFKNGTLILSRVDIKKINSSRVPK